A genomic window from Parasteatoda tepidariorum isolate YZ-2023 chromosome 10, CAS_Ptep_4.0, whole genome shotgun sequence includes:
- the LOC122271396 gene encoding zinc finger protein 845-like → MGEKPYQVNRNFNKLDLVHTNEKSYSCHVCDKSFSKKSHLFQHSIVHTGEKPYSCNVCDKSFTHRFGLNRHALVHSGKKAYTCSVCDKTFLLKSHLNSHTLLHTGEKPYSCSVCGKSFTHKFGLNRHTLLHTGEKPYPCSVCDKTFLHKSHLNSHILLHTGEKPYSCTVCDKSFTQASGLNKHILLHTGEKPYSCSVCNKSFTQKSNLYQHSHVHAEGKREKPYSCSVCGKYYLNKRNLIRHSVVHTEKKPFSLDMKVSISKSYLCNMSGNSNSDKPNLNNSEEKPYSCDVCYKTFKNKIYLKNHCFVHTGEKPYSCNLCGKSFTKKFSLNYHILVHTGEKPFSCSVCNKRFSRKTNLMAHSVVHTGEKPYSCSVCDKRFTHKRSLNEHYAVHTGAKPYSCSVCDKTFSRQAYLDSHSFVHTKERPFSCHLCNKTFSRQTRLDKHYFVHTGEKPFSCSVCNKSFTQKSYLDDHFFIHTGERLFSCDECHKTFSRQTHLDNHILVHTGDKPFSCDMCDKTFSNQTRLDKHYLVHTGEKPFTCSVCNKSFTQKSYLDNHSFLHTGERPFSCSVCDKTFSRQTHLDSHFFVHTGVKRFACSVCDRSFTRKADLNEHYLSHTGEKPYSCSVCNKSFTRKRSLDIHYVLHTGEKPYSCSVCDKTFSRKIHLNIHFRLHSGEKPYSCNVCGKSFSRKPDLNEHSLVHSGEKPFSCSVCDKAFSRKSYLNKHSVVHSEEKPYSCNVCCKAFSRQSYLTKHCLRHCEKKPHAVCE, encoded by the exons ATGGGTGAAAAACCTTATCAAGTTAAccgtaattttaataaacttgatCTTGTTCATACCAATGAGAAATCTTATTCATGCCATGTGTGTGATAAATCTTTCTCCAAGAAATCTCATTTATTTCAACACTCTATTGTTCACACTGGAGAGAAGCCTTATTCATGCAATGTGTGTGATAAATCTTTTACACATAGATTTGGTTTAAATAGACACGCTCTTGTTCATAGTGGAAAGAAAGCCTATACATGCAGTGTATGTGATAAAACATTCTTACTGAAATCACATTTAAATAGTCACACTCTtcttcatactggtgagaaaccttattcatgCAGTGTGTGTGGTAAATCTTTCACACATAAGTTTGGTTTAAATAGACACACTCTTCTTCATACTGGAGAGAAACCTTATCCATGCAGTGTGTGTGATAAAACATTCTTACataaatcacatttaaataGCCATATTCTTCTTCATACTGGAGAGAAACCTTATTCATGCACTGTGTGTGATAAATCTTTCACACAGGCATCtggtttaaataaacatattcttCTTCATACTGGAGAGAAGCCTTATTCATGCAGTGTGTGTAATAAATCTTTCACACAGAAATCTAATTTATACCAACACTCTCATGTTCATGCTGAGGGGAAAAGAGAGAAACCTTATTCATGCAGTGTGTGTGGtaaatattatcttaataaaagaaatttaatcagACATTCTGTAGTccatacagaaaaaaaacctttttcgtTAGACATGAAAGTTTCAATTTCCA aatcttatttgTGTAATATGTCTGGAAACTCTAACTCAGATAAGCCTAATTTAAACAACTCTGAAGAAAAACCTTATTCATGCGATGTATGttataaaacattcaaaaataaaatttatttaaaaaatcattgttttgttCATAccggtgagaaaccttattcatgTAATTTGTGTGGTAAATCTTTCACtaagaaatttagtttaaattatcacATTCTTGTTCATACTGGAGAGAAGCCATTTTCATGTAGTGTGTGTAATAAAAGATTCTCaaggaaaactaatttaatgGCACATTCTGTTGTTCATACGGGTGAGAAACCATATTCATGCAGTGTGTGTGATAAACGTTTCACgcataaaagaagtttaaatgaACATTATGCTGTTCATACTGGAGCAAAGCCTTATTCATGCAGTGTCTGTGATAAAACATTCTCACGTCAAGCATATTTAGATAGCCACTCTTTTGTTCATACTAAAGAGAGACCTTTTTCATGTCATCTGTGCAATAAAACATTCTCACGCCAAACTCGTTTAGATAAGCACTATTTTGTTCATACTGgagaaaaacctttttcttgCAGTGTCTGTAATAAATCTTTTACacaaaaatcttatttagatgatcacttttttattcatactgGAGAAAGACTTTTTTCGTGTGATGAATGTCATAAAACATTCTCACGCCAAACTCATTTAGATAATCACATTTTAGTACATACTGGCGACAAACCTTTTTCGTGTGATATGTGTGATAAAACATTCTCAAATCAAACTCGTTTAGATAAGCATTATTTAGTTCATACTGGAGAAAAACCTTTTACTTGCAGTGTTTGCAATAAATCTTTCACTCAGAAATCTTATTTAGATAATCATTCTTTTCTTCATACTGGAGAAAGACCTTTTTCATGCAGTGTGTGCGATAAAACATTCTCACGTCAAACTCATTTAGATAGTCACTTTTTTGTTCATACAGGAGTGAAGCGTTTTGCATGCAGTGTGTGTGATAGATCTTTTACACGGAAAGCTGATTTAAATGAGCACTATCTTTCTCACACAggagagaaaccttattcttgcaGTGTGTGCAATAAATCTTTCACACGTAAAAGAAGTTTAGATATCCATTATGTTCTTCATACTGGAGAGAAACCTTATTCATGCAGCGTGTGTGATAAAACATTCTCTcggaaaattcatttaaatatacatttccgTCTTCATTCTGGAGAGAAACCTTATTCATGCAATGTGTGTGGTAAATCTTTTTCACGGAAACCAGATTTAAATGAGCACTCTCTTGTTCATAGTGGAGAAAAACCTTTCTCATGTAGTGTGTGTGACAAAGCATTCTCAcgtaaatcttatttaaataaacactcTGTTGTTCACAGTGAAGAGAAACCTTATTCATGCAACGTGTGTTGTAAAGCATTCTCAAGGCAatcatatttaacaaaacacTGTCTTCGTCATTGTGAAAAGAAGCCCCATGCAGTATGTGAGTGA
- the LOC110281921 gene encoding zinc finger protein 888: protein MSKNSNTTQSKLNKNYFAHNGEKPYSCNVCDKCFTHKRYLNSHFVVHTGAKPYSCRVCDKSFTQKSGLNKHNILHTGAKPYSCNVCDKSFTYKSNLHQHYLVHSGEKPYSCSVCDKCFTHKRSLNDHSVIHTGEKPYSCNVCSKSFTQKSGLNKHLLLHSGEKPHSCNVCDKSFTHKSTLCQHSLTHSGEKSYSCCVCDKSFTHKRCLKRHYILHTGEKPYSCSVCNKCFTHKKGLKEHSVVHTGEKPYSCSVCDKSFTLKSSLNKHILLHSGVKPYSCSVCNKSFAQKNNLNEHYDIHTGKKPYSCSVCDKSFTSKPNLTRHLLIHRGTHAVCVTKYSLDEEI from the coding sequence ATGAGTAAAAACTCTAATACAACTCagagcaaattaaataaaaactattttgctcATAATGGAGAGAAACCTTATTCATGCAATGTGTGTGATAAATGTTTCAcacataaaagatatttaaattctcattttGTTGTTCATACTGGAGCAAAACCATATTCATGCAGAGTATGTGATAAATCTTTCACACAGAAGTCTGGTTTAAATAAACACAATATTCTTCATACTGGAGCGAAGCCTTATTCATGCAATGTGTGTGATAAATCTTTCACttataaatctaatttacaCCAACACTATCTTGTTCATAGTGGAGAAAAACCGTATTCATGCAGTGTGTGTGATAAATGTTTCACACATAAACGAAGTTTAAATGATCATTCTGTTATTCATACTGGGGAGAAACCTTATTCATGCAATGTGTGTAGCAAATCTTTCACCCAGAAGTCTGGTTTAAATAAACACCTTCTTCTTCATTCAGGAGAAAAGCCTCATTCATGCAATGTGTGTGATAAATCTTTCACCCATAAATCTACTTTATGTCAACATTCTCTTACTCACAGTGGAGAGAAATCTTATTCATGCTGTGTGTGTGATAAATCTTTCACACATAAAAGGTGTTTAAAAAGACATTACATTCTTCATACTGGAGAAAAGCCTTATTCATGTAGTGTGTGTAATAAATGTTTCACTCATAAAAAAGGCTTGAAAGAACATTCTGTTGTTCATACTGGAGAGAAGCCATATTCCTGTAGTGTGTGTGATAAATCCTTTACAttgaaatctagtttaaataaacACATTCTTCTTCATTCCGGAGTGAAGCCATATTCATGCAGTGTGTGTAATAAATCTTTTgcacagaaaaacaatttaaatgagcATTATGATATTCATACTGGAAAGAAGCCTTACTCTTGTAGTGTTTGTGATAAATCTTTCACTTCAAAGCCTAATTTAACTAGACACCTTCTTATTCATCGTGGAACTCATGCAGTGTGTGTGACAAAATATTCTCTAgatgaagaaatttaa
- the LOC107454382 gene encoding zinc finger protein 888 — MSENSNTTQSKLNKNYFAHNGEKPYSCNVCDKSFTHKRYLNYHFVVHTGAKPYSCSVCDKSFTQKSGLNKHNILHTGAKPYSCNVCDKSFTYKSNLHQHYLVHSGEKPYSCSVCDKCFTQKSGLNKHNILHSGKKPFSCNVCDKSFTYKCNLHQHYLVHSGEKPYSCSVCDKCFTHKRSLNDHSVIHTGEKPYSCNVCNKCFTHKKNLKEHFVVHSGEKPYSCSVCDKSFTLKSSLNKHILLHSGEKYSCCVCDKSFANKRCLKGHYILHTGEKPYSCSVCNKCFTHKKGLKEHSVVHTGEKPYSCSVCDKSFSMKSSLNKHILLHSGVKPYSCSVCNKSFAQKKNLNEHYDIHNGKKPYSCSVCDKSFTSKPNLTRHLLIHQGIHAVCVTKYSLD; from the coding sequence ATGAGTGAAAACTCTAATACAACTCagagcaaattaaataaaaactattttgctcATAATGGAGAGAAACCTTATTCATGCAATGTGTGTGATAAAAGTTTCAcacataaaagatatttaaattatcattttgttgTTCATACTGGAGCAAAACCATATTCATGCAGTGTATGTGATAAATCTTTCACACAGAAGTCTGGTTTAAATAAACACAATATTCTTCATACTGGAGCGAAGCCTTATTCATGCAATGTGTGTGATAAATCTTTCACttataaatctaatttacaTCAACACTATCTTGTTCATAGTGGCGAAAAACCGTATTCATGCAGTGTGTGTGATAAATGTTTCACACAGAAGTCTGGTTTAAATAAACACAATATTCTTCATTCTGGAAAGAAGCCTTTTTCATGCAATGTGTGTGATAAATCTTTCacatataaatgtaatttacatCAACACTATCTTGTTCATAGTGGAGAAAAACCGTATTCGTGCAGCGTGTGTGATAAATGTTTCACacataaaagaagtttaaatgaTCATTCTGTTATTCATACTGGAGAGAAACCTTATTCATGCAATGTGTGTAACAAATGTTtcacacataaaaaaaacttaaaagaacattttgttgTTCACAGTGGAGAGAAGCCATATTCCTGTAGTGTGTGTGATAAATCCTTTACAttgaaatctagtttaaataaacACATTCTTCTTCATTCTGGAGAGAAATATTCATGCTGTGTGTGTGATAAATCTTTCGCAAATAAAAGGTGTTTAAAAGGACATTACATTCTTCATACTGGAGAAAAGCCTTATTCATGTAGTGTGTGTAATAAATGTTTCACACATAAAAAAGGGTTAAAAGAACATTCTGTTGTTCACACTGGAGAGAAACCATATTCCTGTAGTGTGTGTGATAAATCCTTCTCAatgaaatctagtttaaataaacACATTCTTCTTCATTCCGGAGTGAAGCCATATTCATGTAGTGTGTGTAATAAATCTTTcgcacaaaaaaagaatttaaatgaacattATGATATTCATAATGGAAAAAAGCCTTACTCTTGTAGTGTTTGTGATAAATCTTTCACCTCAAAACCTAATTTAACTAGACACCTTCTTATTCATCAAGGAATTCATGCAGTGTGTGTGACAAAATATTCtctagattaa